Proteins co-encoded in one Cytobacillus sp. NJ13 genomic window:
- the mdcH gene encoding malonate decarboxylase subunit epsilon codes for MKLAFVFPGQGSQKNGMLHSLPDHPAALEVLQEAREVIGENVLVLDTDKALKSTVSVQLSLLISSVAVSKAFKAEGVIPDFVAGHSAGAFGAAVMCGAMDFSDALEMVKLRGELMEQAFPSGYGMGVITGFDARTVNELAAAISSEENPVYRSNINAADQVTISGSIPGIKEVLDQAGQRGARTAELLNVSVPSHCPLLNSVGDSLYDKLASVNIRVPYIPYAANRTARLLRDSEQIREDLAYNVSHPVRWYEISSLLCEHGTRLLIEMPPGNVLTTLNKRTLPGARSVSVDENGLDNCLFLAKRFCS; via the coding sequence ATGAAGCTTGCATTCGTATTTCCCGGCCAGGGCTCCCAAAAAAATGGTATGCTGCACAGCCTGCCGGACCATCCAGCCGCTCTTGAAGTACTGCAGGAAGCAAGAGAAGTAATCGGTGAAAATGTCTTGGTTCTTGATACTGACAAAGCCTTAAAGTCCACTGTTTCGGTTCAATTGTCTTTGCTTATTTCGTCAGTGGCTGTATCAAAAGCATTTAAAGCAGAAGGGGTGATCCCGGATTTTGTGGCAGGTCATTCAGCCGGAGCCTTTGGAGCTGCCGTTATGTGCGGGGCGATGGATTTTTCCGATGCTTTGGAGATGGTAAAGCTGAGAGGAGAGCTGATGGAACAGGCTTTTCCATCGGGTTACGGGATGGGGGTGATTACTGGTTTTGATGCCAGGACTGTAAATGAATTAGCTGCAGCCATTTCTTCAGAAGAGAACCCGGTATATCGCTCGAATATTAATGCAGCAGATCAAGTAACCATTTCCGGCTCCATTCCAGGCATCAAAGAGGTTCTGGATCAAGCCGGTCAACGCGGTGCAAGGACGGCCGAGCTTCTGAATGTAAGTGTGCCATCCCATTGTCCTTTGCTGAATTCTGTCGGAGATTCCTTATATGACAAGCTTGCTTCTGTCAATATCCGTGTCCCTTATATCCCATATGCCGCAAATCGGACAGCAAGACTATTAAGGGATTCTGAGCAAATTCGAGAAGACCTCGCTTATAATGTTTCGCATCCAGTTCGCTGGTATGAAATCAGCTCTTTGCTTTGTGAACATGGCACAAGGCTTTTGATCGAGATGCCCCCAGGGAATGTCCTGACCACTTTAAATAAAAGAACACTGCCGGGTGCCCGCTCTGTCTCCGTGGATGAAAACGGGTTAGACAATTGCCTTTTCCTGGCAAAGAGATTTTGTTCTTAA
- the madM gene encoding malonate transporter subunit MadM, which translates to MLEILGNALTNNGLIVAFTVVGLTMLVSYFLSDKLTKGRIHGSAIAIALGLVLAYIGGVVTGGEKGLSDIGIFAGIGLMGGGMLRDFAIVATAFGANFSEIKKAGVNGVVSLFLGVILSFVIGVGIALAFGYTDAVSLTTIGAGTATYIVGPVTGTAIGASSEVITLSIAAGLVKSILTMIGTPFVAKYIGLNNPRTAMVYGGLMGTTSGVAGGLAATDPKLVPYGAVTATFYTGLGCLMAPSVLFLMTKAVFG; encoded by the coding sequence GTGTTAGAAATATTAGGTAATGCTCTTACAAACAATGGTCTCATCGTTGCTTTTACTGTCGTTGGGCTGACAATGCTAGTCTCGTATTTTCTTTCTGATAAACTAACAAAAGGCAGAATTCATGGTTCAGCCATTGCCATTGCTCTTGGGTTAGTGCTCGCCTATATTGGTGGAGTGGTAACGGGAGGTGAAAAAGGCCTATCGGACATCGGCATATTCGCTGGAATCGGATTAATGGGCGGTGGGATGCTCCGTGACTTTGCCATTGTGGCCACTGCCTTTGGCGCCAATTTCAGCGAAATCAAAAAAGCCGGTGTAAATGGCGTTGTTTCCCTCTTTTTGGGTGTTATCCTCTCCTTTGTGATCGGAGTAGGTATTGCCCTGGCATTTGGATATACAGACGCGGTCAGCCTTACCACGATTGGTGCCGGCACTGCAACATACATAGTTGGGCCCGTAACAGGTACGGCGATTGGAGCAAGCTCTGAAGTCATTACTCTCAGTATCGCAGCTGGTTTAGTAAAATCCATTCTAACGATGATCGGAACACCTTTTGTCGCAAAGTATATTGGCCTTAATAATCCTCGCACGGCAATGGTTTACGGAGGACTTATGGGAACGACAAGCGGTGTAGCCGGAGGTTTGGCTGCAACGGATCCAAAGCTGGTCCCATATGGAGCGGTTACGGCAACCTTTTACACGGGACTGGGCTGTCTGATGGCACCTTCTGTTTTATTTTTAATGACAAAAGCCGTATTCGGTTAA
- a CDS encoding malonate decarboxylase holo-ACP synthase: protein MVIEPHDLLKIDAKHLISHSPIPDWAIQALNMAPYVVVRRAHAPKGQIAVGIRGKARNERFGAFLPADAFIYQIKPEDLSESTLWENKPSPVFLSLKIASEILAKYKLVWGPGGSAGFELATGNVTVTAESDLDIILRAPKPIPIHIAAEIMNAMKSCPARVDIQAETPAGSFSLLEYANGSATILIKTKFGPVLCENPWKREMNKLMELLEKPPLVN from the coding sequence ATGGTGATCGAGCCGCATGACTTATTGAAGATTGACGCAAAACATCTCATAAGCCATTCGCCAATTCCGGACTGGGCGATTCAAGCATTGAACATGGCACCCTATGTGGTTGTCCGGAGGGCACATGCTCCGAAAGGGCAGATCGCTGTAGGGATTAGGGGAAAGGCCAGGAATGAAAGATTCGGTGCATTTCTGCCAGCTGATGCGTTCATTTACCAAATCAAGCCTGAGGATTTAAGTGAAAGCACTCTTTGGGAAAATAAGCCATCACCTGTGTTCTTATCTCTTAAAATAGCAAGTGAGATATTGGCGAAATATAAGCTGGTATGGGGGCCAGGGGGAAGTGCCGGATTTGAATTGGCCACCGGGAATGTGACTGTAACAGCTGAGAGCGATCTTGATATTATACTTCGTGCTCCAAAGCCGATCCCTATTCATATAGCAGCAGAGATAATGAATGCAATGAAGAGCTGCCCTGCAAGAGTCGATATACAGGCTGAAACGCCAGCGGGTTCGTTTTCTTTATTGGAGTATGCGAATGGTTCAGCCACAATACTGATAAAAACGAAATTTGGACCAGTACTCTGTGAAAACCCTTGGAAAAGGGAAATGAATAAATTAATGGAACTTCTGGAAAAACCCCCCTTGGTAAATTAA
- the mdcD gene encoding biotin-independent malonate decarboxylase subunit beta: MLDTLKNSFVECGGRERARVLMDEGTFRELLGPFEGLESPHLEPQGIVPQSDDGVVIAKGKIEGRPAVVISIEGSFQGGGIGEVSGAKIAGALEMALDENKSGNAIYPIFIFDTGGVRLQEANYGLLSIAEIGAAIVALRAYVPVIGVIPGKIGAFGGMSINAGLCSTLIITREGRLGLNGPEVIEQEAGIQEFDSTDRQLIWSTIGGRQRVAAGFADIEAEDDITSFRKAILSAILQGPVEKPRSSQVERYLAFLSSINTSAVLTPQKVQELWVESDYYPSEEYDRANKNNVVKIKSRGHRWFNLLSAGSKNISAVPSVLCSDSKIDNESVRFLAVVPDESSRFPRARSGEFGVEQGWMIAKHVRDAIEEDNYKEEKRAIVAVVDVPSQAYGYREELLGIHQACAAAADAYATARLAGHPVIAFIPGKAISGAFLSHGLQANRLIALDDEGVNVHVMSKKSAARITQRTIEELEEAAKKVPSMAYDIRSFEKLGALHELIFDLNADAPGDADRDVIYNSILAAIEDIQNSPRDLSNRLSSDFAKEGGRSASILVRKILADKW, translated from the coding sequence ATGCTGGATACATTAAAAAATAGCTTTGTAGAGTGCGGAGGCAGAGAGCGTGCAAGAGTGCTTATGGATGAAGGCACATTCAGGGAGCTTTTGGGACCATTTGAAGGTCTTGAATCCCCACATCTGGAACCGCAGGGAATTGTTCCCCAAAGTGATGATGGGGTTGTGATTGCTAAAGGAAAGATAGAGGGAAGGCCGGCAGTCGTCATTTCCATAGAAGGCAGCTTTCAGGGAGGCGGAATCGGAGAAGTTTCCGGTGCGAAGATAGCTGGTGCTTTAGAGATGGCACTTGATGAAAATAAGTCCGGCAATGCCATCTATCCCATTTTTATCTTTGATACAGGGGGTGTCAGACTCCAGGAAGCCAACTACGGACTCTTATCCATTGCCGAAATAGGCGCAGCGATCGTAGCATTAAGGGCATACGTGCCTGTTATAGGAGTCATTCCCGGGAAAATTGGCGCTTTTGGCGGGATGTCCATTAATGCAGGATTATGCAGTACGTTAATCATTACGCGTGAAGGCCGCCTTGGTTTAAATGGGCCAGAGGTAATCGAGCAGGAAGCGGGGATACAGGAGTTTGATTCAACAGACCGCCAGCTGATTTGGAGCACGATTGGAGGCAGACAAAGGGTGGCTGCCGGTTTTGCCGATATTGAGGCTGAGGATGACATCACTTCTTTCAGAAAAGCCATATTGTCTGCGATCCTGCAGGGACCTGTGGAAAAGCCAAGAAGCTCACAGGTTGAAAGATATCTTGCTTTTCTGAGCTCTATAAATACTTCAGCCGTGCTTACTCCTCAGAAAGTTCAAGAATTGTGGGTAGAATCTGACTATTATCCATCAGAAGAGTACGATCGCGCTAATAAGAATAATGTTGTAAAAATCAAAAGCAGGGGGCATAGATGGTTTAACCTTTTGTCAGCCGGCAGCAAAAACATCAGTGCAGTTCCTTCGGTTTTATGTTCCGATTCAAAAATCGACAATGAATCAGTTCGTTTCCTGGCAGTTGTCCCGGATGAATCAAGCCGGTTCCCTCGAGCCCGTTCTGGTGAATTTGGCGTGGAGCAGGGATGGATGATCGCCAAGCATGTCCGTGATGCGATAGAAGAAGATAACTATAAGGAAGAAAAACGTGCAATTGTAGCGGTTGTTGATGTTCCAAGCCAGGCTTATGGGTACCGTGAAGAGCTGTTGGGAATCCATCAGGCATGTGCTGCAGCTGCAGATGCCTATGCAACAGCAAGATTGGCCGGCCATCCGGTCATTGCATTTATTCCAGGAAAGGCTATTTCAGGTGCCTTTTTATCCCATGGATTGCAGGCGAACCGATTAATCGCCTTAGATGATGAAGGTGTCAATGTCCATGTGATGTCCAAGAAATCAGCTGCAAGAATCACGCAGAGAACCATTGAAGAACTTGAAGAAGCTGCAAAAAAAGTGCCGTCCATGGCTTATGATATCCGGTCATTTGAAAAATTGGGAGCGCTCCACGAACTGATTTTCGATCTAAATGCTGATGCACCAGGGGACGCTGACCGTGATGTAATCTACAACAGTATTCTGGCGGCAATCGAGGACATCCAAAATAGTCCGCGTGATCTGAGCAACAGGCTTTCATCGGACTTTGCCAAAGAAGGAGGAAGATCCGCTTCCATTTTAGTCAGAAAGATCCTGGCGGACAAATGGTGA
- a CDS encoding Na-translocating system protein MpsC family protein, whose product MSWTAGPFKQELIKDYNNINLLLFNIGVKSQRIDFLGDKILIFAYHKRIPSLKHLDEINRFVTRMTDIAIIDSYKEHLRDVLEEKYGMKVLSILKDYDPVTELSGTIITLDRDTSAYISR is encoded by the coding sequence ATGAGTTGGACTGCTGGCCCATTTAAACAGGAACTTATCAAGGACTATAACAATATCAACCTTCTTTTGTTTAACATTGGTGTCAAAAGTCAAAGAATCGACTTTTTGGGGGATAAGATATTAATTTTCGCCTATCATAAGAGAATTCCATCTCTTAAACATTTGGACGAGATTAATCGCTTTGTAACCCGAATGACTGACATTGCCATCATAGATAGCTACAAGGAACATTTAAGGGATGTCCTAGAAGAAAAATATGGGATGAAGGTGCTTTCTATTTTAAAGGACTATGACCCCGTTACTGAACTTTCAGGTACTATCATTACCCTGGATCGAGATACAAGTGCCTATATTTCCAGGTAA
- a CDS encoding GntR family transcriptional regulator, whose translation MKADKFNQNALSNHIAEHITEQIIKGELVPGDKLIEHIYADEYGTSRAPVREAIYLLSIEGLVERIPRKGAIVKDYTENEIYDLLEIRIMLESMAMDRISRNGIDRDGLKRMKELLDMMNDVTDVHQYTQLNHSFHTALVEMSNSETIKTMYSRLGWPLLRIQSLSFASQGNIEKSVREHDLLMDLLKDGKLDEAAELLTRHNQDVIASMKRKMGSGRE comes from the coding sequence ATGAAAGCAGATAAATTTAATCAAAATGCTTTATCAAATCATATAGCGGAGCATATCACCGAACAAATCATAAAGGGAGAGCTGGTTCCTGGGGATAAATTGATTGAGCACATTTACGCCGATGAGTATGGAACAAGCCGTGCACCAGTAAGAGAGGCCATTTACTTGCTTTCCATTGAAGGGCTTGTTGAACGGATCCCCCGAAAAGGAGCGATCGTTAAAGATTATACGGAGAATGAAATTTATGATTTGCTGGAAATCCGTATAATGCTGGAGTCAATGGCTATGGATAGAATCAGCAGAAACGGAATCGATCGGGATGGGCTGAAAAGAATGAAAGAACTTCTAGACATGATGAACGATGTTACGGATGTTCATCAGTATACACAGCTGAACCACTCTTTTCATACTGCACTTGTAGAAATGAGCAATAGTGAAACGATTAAGACCATGTATTCCCGGCTTGGATGGCCATTGCTGAGAATACAGAGTCTTTCATTTGCCAGCCAGGGAAATATTGAAAAGTCAGTGCGTGAACATGATCTATTAATGGACCTTTTAAAAGATGGAAAATTAGACGAGGCAGCAGAGTTGCTGACAAGGCATAATCAGGATGTAATAGCCAGCATGAAAAGAAAGATGGGAAGCGGGAGGGAATGA
- the madL gene encoding malonate transporter subunit MadL, with amino-acid sequence MVIYGVALLSICLLSGVFLGDLLGNILGINANVGGVGIAMLMLILLAEYLKKKDKLKAPTQEGLSFWSAMYIPIVIAMSAQQNVVAALDGGPLALTAGVAAVLISWAIVPILSKGGNANETLENEMTGGDQRVRNIR; translated from the coding sequence ATGGTTATTTACGGGGTTGCTTTGTTATCGATTTGCTTATTATCGGGTGTATTTTTGGGAGATCTTCTCGGAAACATTCTGGGAATCAACGCAAATGTCGGCGGTGTAGGCATTGCCATGCTGATGTTAATCCTTCTGGCTGAATACTTAAAGAAGAAAGATAAATTAAAGGCTCCGACCCAGGAAGGGCTATCGTTCTGGAGCGCCATGTATATTCCCATCGTTATTGCCATGTCAGCTCAGCAAAATGTGGTTGCAGCTCTGGACGGAGGACCTCTTGCCCTAACCGCGGGAGTTGCTGCAGTCTTGATCAGCTGGGCGATTGTACCTATTCTAAGCAAGGGCGGTAATGCAAACGAAACGCTGGAAAATGAAATGACGGGAGGGGATCAGCGTGTTAGAAATATTAGGTAA
- a CDS encoding Nif3-like dinuclear metal center hexameric protein codes for MKTVEDVLIALDDLTGGRVIKSLNDITRGEHPFVLMKSSNIPGKEIIETPGLVYGDRKKEVKKIAVAMTMTEGCIELAGATGVDAIVAHHPIAEAANSGGVILKNYLDLYNVAAFELHEAFHGLHPGIPFLHGHQVYRTEVSYGGVHGNILYAGKVIPEVNTLGDILTRLDNFMGLRDEEELLHTEKEIRNSSSLTETSTVTRGRIVHGEKTSPVNNIIHIFPHTGFSPDHLRQVIKEHPEADTVLASISRVYDGHPLIETAKELGLNFIIGNCHVLEILENGLPLAYALDMLLPGVEVVVFRERVTSISINEMGSPHLKKYAEEMAAGYLLKKTAVNTL; via the coding sequence ATGAAAACAGTAGAAGATGTATTGATTGCGCTGGATGACCTTACAGGAGGAAGAGTGATTAAATCTCTTAATGATATTACTAGAGGTGAGCATCCCTTTGTCCTCATGAAGTCTTCCAACATTCCCGGGAAAGAGATCATTGAAACGCCAGGACTTGTCTATGGTGATAGGAAAAAGGAAGTAAAAAAAATAGCAGTTGCTATGACAATGACAGAAGGATGCATAGAACTTGCCGGCGCTACTGGTGTCGATGCAATTGTCGCTCATCATCCGATAGCTGAAGCGGCTAATTCAGGTGGTGTTATTTTGAAAAACTATCTGGATCTATATAATGTAGCAGCATTTGAATTGCATGAAGCTTTCCATGGATTACATCCTGGCATCCCTTTTTTGCACGGCCATCAGGTATACCGGACAGAGGTTTCTTATGGAGGAGTACACGGAAATATTTTATACGCAGGAAAAGTAATCCCAGAGGTGAACACTCTCGGAGATATTTTAACACGGCTGGACAATTTTATGGGTTTGAGAGATGAAGAGGAACTTCTACATACTGAAAAGGAAATTCGCAATAGTTCATCTCTGACTGAAACAAGTACAGTGACGCGGGGGAGAATTGTTCATGGAGAAAAAACCAGCCCCGTGAACAATATTATTCACATTTTCCCGCATACGGGATTTTCCCCTGATCATTTGCGTCAGGTCATCAAAGAACACCCGGAAGCTGACACTGTTCTCGCTTCCATTAGCAGGGTTTATGATGGACATCCACTTATTGAAACGGCTAAGGAATTAGGACTTAATTTTATTATTGGCAACTGCCATGTGCTGGAAATTCTCGAAAATGGTTTACCACTAGCTTATGCCTTAGACATGCTGCTGCCTGGTGTTGAAGTCGTTGTTTTTCGAGAACGTGTGACAAGCATATCCATAAATGAAATGGGATCTCCTCATTTAAAGAAATATGCAGAAGAAATGGCTGCTGGTTATCTATTGAAAAAAACGGCTGTTAATACACTATAA
- a CDS encoding competence protein ComK, giving the protein MEATQLSSYIIVPETKSIRAEFNDNGECHSLVLEGDYTFKVDMKPIEIIDESLKYYGFDLNGAISGSRAILGPCKAVPVRIPGEINMYWFPHTSPGQEECVWFALHHVEAILPEDHDLSNVYVSGGHCFKLNAAEKDLTYKYDRTEKLESRISKRTVNTFSFIMERTTNTYIVEKGKRNYIITRKKDK; this is encoded by the coding sequence ATGGAAGCAACACAATTAAGCAGTTATATTATTGTTCCTGAAACGAAATCGATTAGAGCGGAGTTTAATGATAATGGGGAATGCCACAGTCTGGTTTTGGAAGGTGACTATACGTTTAAGGTAGATATGAAACCGATCGAGATCATTGATGAAAGCCTTAAATATTATGGATTTGACTTGAATGGTGCCATCAGCGGTTCAAGAGCCATACTTGGCCCATGCAAGGCTGTGCCTGTAAGAATTCCAGGAGAGATTAACATGTATTGGTTTCCTCATACTTCGCCGGGGCAGGAGGAGTGTGTGTGGTTTGCTCTACATCATGTTGAAGCTATCTTGCCTGAAGATCATGACCTTTCAAACGTTTATGTGAGCGGCGGACATTGCTTTAAGCTGAACGCTGCTGAAAAGGATCTTACTTACAAATATGATCGGACAGAGAAGCTGGAATCAAGAATATCCAAACGCACGGTCAACACCTTCAGCTTTATTATGGAAAGAACAACGAATACCTACATCGTTGAAAAAGGGAAGAGGAATTACATTATCACAAGGAAAAAAGATAAGTAG
- a CDS encoding triphosphoribosyl-dephospho-CoA synthase, with the protein MKDLESYSLYLGQLAVQSLIEEAELTPKPGLVDKKSSGSHRDMSLNTMIRSAIALEDTFREIAETSFNRTPSQGLREEIAVIGRRGEQEMFKATGGINTHKGAIWALGLLVSSAAMDLGNSPGKEVAVQAGKLALYEDRNVPADHTNGSRVKARFGVDGARGEAEQGFPHIRQIALPVLEESRERGLNEDFCRLNVLIALMAELNDTCILHRGGLEALESTRAHAQEIVRAGGVSDDKGWQLLEQLDQSLCSMNVSPGGSADLLAAAIFLDYLEQNAKSEFKRLEALQI; encoded by the coding sequence ATGAAAGACTTAGAATCTTACAGCCTATATCTCGGACAGCTGGCAGTACAATCGCTCATTGAAGAAGCTGAGCTGACCCCAAAACCAGGACTGGTCGATAAGAAAAGCTCCGGCTCGCATAGAGATATGTCTTTGAACACAATGATACGGTCAGCTATTGCACTTGAAGATACATTCAGGGAGATAGCTGAAACAAGCTTTAACCGGACCCCTTCCCAGGGGCTGCGCGAAGAGATTGCCGTGATAGGCAGGCGGGGAGAACAGGAAATGTTTAAGGCCACGGGTGGCATAAATACCCACAAAGGAGCGATATGGGCATTAGGCCTGCTCGTTTCAAGTGCTGCAATGGACCTGGGAAATAGCCCAGGCAAAGAGGTAGCGGTTCAGGCAGGAAAGCTTGCTCTATATGAAGATCGAAACGTGCCTGCTGATCATACAAATGGCAGCCGTGTGAAAGCAAGATTTGGAGTGGATGGAGCAAGGGGGGAGGCGGAGCAAGGCTTTCCCCATATCAGACAGATAGCGCTGCCAGTTCTTGAAGAATCAAGAGAAAGAGGTCTGAATGAGGATTTTTGCAGACTAAACGTACTGATCGCACTGATGGCAGAGCTAAATGACACGTGTATTTTGCATAGGGGAGGCTTGGAAGCTCTCGAAAGCACAAGGGCTCATGCACAGGAAATAGTCAGGGCAGGAGGGGTTTCTGACGACAAAGGATGGCAGCTATTAGAACAATTGGATCAATCATTATGCAGCATGAATGTATCACCGGGCGGAAGCGCTGATTTGCTTGCCGCTGCCATTTTCCTGGATTATCTGGAACAGAATGCGAAAAGCGAGTTTAAGAGATTAGAAGCCTTACAAATATAG
- the mdcA gene encoding malonate decarboxylase subunit alpha — MQAAKQRSWNTRLEAKQKRLEKMKGITSNRIIPTRQIVEALETLIMPGDRVVLEGNNQKQASFLSAALAQADPKKLFDLHMIMSSISRPEHLDLFEYGIASKVDFSYAGPQSLRMAQMLEDGKLTMGEIHTYVELYGRLFIDLIPSVALVAADKADSEGNLYTGPNTEETPTLVEAAGFSSGIVIAQVNELTDELPRVDIPGSWIDFVVVADKPYQLEPLFTRDPRHITDIQILQAMMVIRGIYEKHGVKSLNHGIGYNTAAIELLLPTYGESLGLKGKICRHWALNPHPTLIPAIESGWVESVHCFGGEVGMEKYVAARRDVFFTGHDGSLRSNRTLCQLAGQYAVDLFVGSSLQIDEAGNSSTVTRGRLAGFGGAPNMGHDPGGRRHSSQAWLDMMTDTDPLARGRKLVVQVVETFQNGNKPVFVESLDAAGAKADIGLETAPVMIYGQDVTHIVTEEGIAYLYKTDSMEERRQAIAAIAGVTPIGLKHDIKASEKLRREGLIALPEDLGIRRTDAKRSLLAAKNVEELVEWSEGLYEPPAKFRSW; from the coding sequence ATGCAGGCTGCCAAACAGCGATCCTGGAATACACGTCTTGAAGCCAAGCAAAAACGATTAGAGAAAATGAAGGGCATCACCAGCAATCGAATTATTCCAACCCGCCAAATTGTTGAGGCACTGGAAACACTGATTATGCCGGGGGATCGGGTGGTGCTTGAAGGAAATAATCAAAAGCAGGCATCCTTCCTTTCAGCTGCTCTTGCTCAGGCTGACCCGAAAAAATTATTCGATTTGCATATGATCATGTCCAGCATTTCCCGTCCTGAACACCTGGATTTATTTGAGTACGGCATTGCCAGCAAAGTGGACTTTTCATATGCTGGACCGCAAAGTCTCAGGATGGCGCAAATGCTTGAGGATGGGAAGCTGACAATGGGAGAGATTCATACATATGTAGAGTTATATGGAAGGCTCTTCATTGATTTGATTCCTTCAGTGGCTTTAGTGGCTGCGGATAAAGCTGATTCAGAAGGCAACTTGTATACTGGTCCTAATACGGAGGAAACACCGACTCTTGTTGAAGCAGCAGGCTTCAGCAGCGGAATTGTCATTGCACAGGTGAATGAACTGACTGATGAATTGCCTCGCGTAGACATTCCTGGCTCATGGATTGATTTTGTCGTTGTTGCTGACAAGCCTTATCAGCTTGAGCCGCTATTTACACGTGACCCTCGCCATATTACAGATATTCAGATTCTGCAGGCCATGATGGTCATAAGGGGAATCTATGAAAAACACGGAGTAAAATCACTGAATCACGGGATAGGCTATAATACTGCCGCGATTGAACTGCTTCTGCCAACCTACGGTGAATCCTTAGGCTTGAAGGGGAAAATTTGCAGGCACTGGGCTTTGAATCCTCATCCTACACTCATCCCGGCTATTGAAAGCGGATGGGTAGAGAGTGTCCATTGTTTTGGCGGAGAAGTAGGAATGGAAAAATACGTTGCTGCCCGGCGTGATGTGTTTTTTACCGGCCATGATGGAAGCTTGCGCTCAAACCGGACACTTTGCCAGCTTGCAGGACAATATGCTGTCGATCTATTTGTAGGCTCCAGCCTGCAGATTGACGAAGCAGGGAATTCTTCAACCGTAACGAGGGGGCGCCTTGCCGGCTTTGGGGGAGCGCCGAACATGGGACATGATCCGGGAGGAAGGCGCCATTCCTCTCAAGCGTGGCTTGACATGATGACGGACACTGACCCGCTTGCACGCGGAAGAAAATTGGTTGTTCAGGTAGTTGAAACCTTCCAAAACGGAAATAAACCTGTATTTGTTGAATCGCTGGATGCTGCAGGTGCTAAAGCAGATATAGGCCTTGAAACAGCGCCTGTTATGATTTATGGGCAGGATGTGACACATATAGTCACCGAGGAGGGCATTGCCTATCTATATAAAACGGACAGCATGGAGGAGCGGAGGCAGGCCATCGCAGCCATTGCCGGTGTAACCCCAATTGGCCTGAAGCACGATATAAAGGCATCGGAAAAATTAAGAAGAGAAGGGTTAATCGCTCTTCCGGAGGATCTCGGGATTAGAAGGACCGATGCAAAACGATCCCTGCTGGCTGCCAAAAATGTTGAGGAGCTTGTGGAATGGTCGGAAGGGTTATATGAACCGCCTGCCAAATTTAGAAGCTGGTAA
- a CDS encoding malonate decarboxylase subunit delta — protein sequence MEKLNFRFPATQMLESNAHVGVVGSGDLEILMEPSDQGYADVTVRTGTTGFNQIWEKVLERFFSHHAISATIKINDFGATPGVVSLRLSQALEVGRNAGYIKK from the coding sequence ATGGAGAAATTGAACTTTCGCTTTCCAGCAACTCAAATGCTTGAATCAAATGCCCATGTGGGAGTTGTAGGATCAGGCGACCTGGAGATTTTAATGGAGCCATCCGACCAGGGTTATGCAGATGTGACAGTCCGTACTGGTACAACAGGCTTTAATCAAATATGGGAAAAGGTATTAGAACGGTTTTTCAGCCATCATGCTATTTCAGCAACCATTAAAATCAATGATTTTGGGGCAACTCCGGGCGTTGTCTCATTGAGGCTCTCACAGGCATTGGAGGTGGGCAGAAATGCTGGATACATTAAAAAATAG